ATCGATGCTGGATTTTCATGTCCATGCATTGGAAGAAGAACTGCACAAGATTGAAGCTTTCAAACGTGAACTTCCTCACTGCATGCACCTGCTCAAACatggtctctctctctctctctctcacttgtttacatttgttttgatttattttttttcagtgATTGAAAGGTTGAAGGCAGAGAGCGGGAGAGATGGAAGGGTAAAAGCGTCAAATGAATTCACCGAGAAGAAAGATTGGAGGACTTCTGTTCAGATCTGTACACCGATGTCAAGAGATCAAGCCCCTGTTTTTCCCCTGAAATCAGTAAATTTTCTTCCATATTTgctattcattttaattggatttgcatttttttaaatatatactccatacttCAGAGATTCGCGGAAGGGCTGGGAAATGGAAATCAGTTTGGTGGTAAACTGAGGAACGAAGGAGGGGCATTTTCGCCTTTCAAGAGAGCAATGAATGAAAAGAGTGAGGCTGATTTGAGCGACGATGGAACTCATCACAAGAAACAGAGGCGTTGTTGGTCTCCGGAGTTGCACAAGATTTTTGTTGATGCCCTCCATCAGCTTGGTGGTGCGCAGAGTAAGATATCTCTTTTCATAAATCAtagtaattatatatttttaatgtatttttataagtgTAAATGTTTAATCCAAGTTTATAATGTGTTGAATTCTAGCAGCGGCTACACCCAAGCAGATTAGGGAGCGTATGAAGGTTGAAGGTCTCACTAATGATGAAGTTAAAAGTCATTTACAGGTAATTACAAAACTATTATGATCATCTAATTCCAtgcattacatttttttctaagcaaataaatttggattttgaatttcagAAATACAGAATCTATATGAAGAGAGTTGATTCAGCGGAGCCGATAGCAGTTTCAGGGTTCCCAGTGGATGGTGGAAAGAAGGTGGTTAAAGGCGGTTCTGCAGCCACCAGCGGTCAGAGTATCGGAAATGAAGACGAAGATGAAGACAAAGACGACGACTAGTCGGTGAGAGCAACAAGGACCTTGCTTGCCTTACAAAAACATATCATATACTCCTCCTacttcttaattaatttcactttCATTCTACACTTATTTTGCCAGAGAATTTAAAACCGCTTGTCATATTGCTTCATATAAAGCTGTTTTGAGATATTTAGTATAGCATATTTTTCTGAGGAATTCATTTAGGATgccaatttaaattttatttttcaaatgcaTGCACTAATTTTATTCTCCTGTCTTcttgtatcaaatttttttcatcacCAGCCGGTAGTGTATGTGTTAGGAAAATTGGAGTATAACATATGTTACAGAATAaagtcaaataaaaattttgaagcCAGTGTACATCATCACAAGTATGGTTGCACTTTTGCTTTAGTAAAAGTAGCAGTAGTTATACATTAATAGGCATGCACTTATACAagtatagtactccataaaagtTATGCTTTTTGTCGAGACGATTCTGGTTATAAATGTAATGCATCTTCAAGTTCATGGGTCGATTCATGGGAGTTAACTTTGTGTTATGATGAATATTAACTACAAAAATGCAGAGTGCacatattcattttattagtactataatatatGGGGCATGTgcaagaataatattattagcatcaatgaatataattttgtatgtataaaatCTAATATTGGCAAATGATTTTGTagattagtagtatattactattatatacaACATCGTTATGgattttcttgattattttCCTCAAAATGAAGGTGTGGTACTATCGAAACTTTCAAGTTGCGTTAGGTTTTTAGATTTGTTTATCACTAATTGTATTAGgtttatgtaaatttataatcatagTAGTTGCGTTAggtttttataaaaagattagtttTTAGATGTGTTTATCActaat
The nucleotide sequence above comes from Salvia hispanica cultivar TCC Black 2014 chromosome 5, UniMelb_Shisp_WGS_1.0, whole genome shotgun sequence. Encoded proteins:
- the LOC125186008 gene encoding transcription factor HHO5-like isoform X1, which encodes MNFDLGSKNISEILSEVSGMDDFIKKSSMLDFHVHALEEELHKIEAFKRELPHCMHLLKHVIERLKAESGRDGRVKASNEFTEKKDWRTSVQICTPMSRDQAPVFPLKSRFAEGLGNGNQFGGKLRNEGGAFSPFKRAMNEKSEADLSDDGTHHKKQRRCWSPELHKIFVDALHQLGGAQTAATPKQIRERMKVEGLTNDEVKSHLQKYRIYMKRVDSAEPIAVSGFPVDGGKKVVKGGSAATSGQSIGNEDEDEDKDDD
- the LOC125186008 gene encoding transcription factor HHO5-like isoform X3, which translates into the protein MNFDLGSKNISEILSEVSGMDDFIKKSSMLDFHVHALEEELHKIEAFKLIERLKAESGRDGRVKASNEFTEKKDWRTSVQICTPMSRDQAPVFPLKSRFAEGLGNGNQFGGKLRNEGGAFSPFKRAMNEKSEADLSDDGTHHKKQRRCWSPELHKIFVDALHQLGGAQTAATPKQIRERMKVEGLTNDEVKSHLQKYRIYMKRVDSAEPIAVSGFPVDGGKKVVKGGSAATSGQSIGNEDEDEDKDDD
- the LOC125186008 gene encoding transcription factor HHO5-like isoform X2, producing the protein MNFDLGSKNISEILSEVSGMDDFIKKSSMLDFHVHALEEELHKIEAFKRELPHCMHLLKHVIERLKAESGRDGRVKASNEFTEKKDWRTSVQICTPMSRDQAPVFPLKSRFAEGLGNGNQFGGKLRNEGGAFSPFKRAMNEKSEADLSDDGTHHKKQRRCWSPELHKIFVDALHQLGGAQTATPKQIRERMKVEGLTNDEVKSHLQKYRIYMKRVDSAEPIAVSGFPVDGGKKVVKGGSAATSGQSIGNEDEDEDKDDD